From one Amycolatopsis sp. FDAARGOS 1241 genomic stretch:
- a CDS encoding FAD-dependent monooxygenase, with the protein MKAVVVGGGIGGLTAAIALRRTGHEVAVLERAPELREIGAGLSLAPNAMRALDAVGVGERVRKHSAPSEVTGTLRTSSGRYLRRFRAGRDEPLAAFHRAELHGALLAELPESVLHTGTEVTDPSEVDADVVVAADGVYSGLRRRLFPAAPAPGFRYTCWRGVTEPGAGPPVRGSFTMGRGAYFMIHPLPGDRSCWALGAAESTPGVTYPDEHAEVSRRVADWPAEARDLVAATRPEAVLHNDILDLDPLPAFTSGRVALLGDAAHAVPPDLGQGACQAIEDAVVLAASLRAASVGDALAAYDSARRPRAAYVTKQARGKAAADTSSAWWLHFLLAVTVPVMPASVIRRQASPLWDWAPPIF; encoded by the coding sequence ATGAAAGCAGTGGTGGTGGGCGGCGGGATCGGTGGCCTCACGGCCGCGATCGCGTTGCGGCGCACGGGACACGAGGTCGCCGTGCTGGAGCGCGCGCCCGAGCTGCGCGAGATAGGCGCGGGGTTGTCGCTGGCGCCCAACGCGATGCGAGCGCTCGACGCGGTCGGCGTCGGCGAACGCGTGCGGAAGCATTCGGCTCCGTCGGAGGTCACGGGCACCCTGCGCACGTCCTCGGGCCGGTACCTGCGGCGCTTCCGGGCCGGCCGCGACGAGCCACTGGCCGCGTTCCACCGCGCCGAACTGCACGGCGCGCTGCTGGCCGAGCTGCCGGAAAGCGTGCTCCACACCGGAACCGAGGTCACCGATCCGTCCGAAGTGGACGCCGACGTGGTGGTCGCGGCCGATGGGGTGTACAGCGGACTGCGGCGGCGGCTCTTCCCGGCCGCGCCCGCGCCGGGCTTCCGCTACACGTGCTGGCGCGGCGTCACCGAACCCGGTGCGGGACCCCCGGTGCGCGGCAGCTTCACGATGGGGCGCGGCGCGTACTTCATGATCCACCCGCTGCCCGGCGACCGCTCGTGCTGGGCGCTCGGCGCCGCCGAGTCCACGCCCGGCGTGACGTACCCCGACGAGCACGCCGAGGTGTCGCGCCGCGTCGCGGACTGGCCGGCCGAGGCGCGCGACCTCGTCGCGGCGACGCGGCCGGAGGCCGTGTTGCACAACGACATCCTCGACCTCGACCCGCTGCCCGCGTTCACCAGCGGCCGCGTCGCGCTGCTCGGTGACGCGGCTCACGCCGTGCCGCCGGACCTCGGACAGGGCGCGTGCCAGGCGATCGAGGACGCCGTGGTGCTCGCCGCCTCCCTGCGCGCCGCCTCCGTCGGCGACGCCTTGGCCGCCTACGATTCGGCGCGCCGGCCGCGCGCGGCGTACGTCACGAAGCAGGCGCGCGGGAAGGCCGCGGCCGACACGTCGTCGGCGTGGTGGCTGCACTTCCTGCTGGCCGTGACGGTGCCGGTGATGCCCGCGTCCGTCATCCGCCGCCAGGCCTCCCCGCTGTGGGACTGGGCACCGCCCATCTTCTGA
- a CDS encoding glutamine synthetase family protein produces MSQLDRAELARRGADAAARLGRSGVELVALTFVDNSGISRVKAVPVARLADAAAWGVGASNSFDFFLCTDTIAPGPYSLGPVGDLRLHPDLDALTELAAQPGWAWAPALRYDQEGDPHPQDSRALAAAAVSRLAARGWSARMAFEIEWVVADSDGVPVPGPAYGFSRLTGNSAYLRELVSALDSQHVDVEQVHPEYAAGQFELTVAAADPVRAADVAVLTRETIRAVGAHHGLRASFTPKFAPGGVGNGGHVHLSLWEGARNLCSGGDGEFGLTGTAETFAAGIFTRLPALLAIGAPSVVSYLRLEPHHWAGAFTAWGLENREAPLRLVRGPAGRRATAANLEVKCFDLTANPYLVVAGLLFAGLAGLDAGARLPPPIDVDPGSLSAGAAAAAGVRRLPRSLEESVAAFEADDALKTAFGAELATTLMDVRRGELAELGGLSGEELCAVMRWLH; encoded by the coding sequence GTGCCGGTGGCCCGGCTGGCCGACGCCGCGGCGTGGGGGGTGGGCGCGTCGAACTCGTTCGACTTCTTCCTGTGCACGGACACGATCGCTCCCGGCCCGTACTCACTCGGCCCGGTCGGCGACCTCCGGCTGCACCCGGACCTCGACGCGCTCACCGAGCTCGCGGCCCAGCCCGGCTGGGCGTGGGCGCCGGCGCTGCGCTACGACCAGGAGGGTGACCCGCACCCGCAGGACTCGCGAGCGCTGGCGGCCGCGGCCGTGTCGCGGCTCGCTGCGCGGGGCTGGTCGGCGCGGATGGCATTCGAGATCGAGTGGGTCGTCGCGGACTCCGACGGGGTGCCGGTGCCCGGGCCGGCGTACGGTTTTTCCCGCCTCACCGGCAATTCCGCGTACCTGCGGGAGCTGGTGTCCGCTTTGGACAGCCAGCACGTCGACGTGGAACAGGTGCACCCCGAGTACGCGGCGGGCCAGTTCGAGCTCACGGTCGCGGCGGCCGATCCGGTGCGCGCGGCGGACGTGGCGGTGCTGACCCGCGAGACGATCCGGGCGGTCGGCGCCCACCACGGGCTGCGGGCGTCGTTCACGCCGAAGTTCGCGCCCGGCGGCGTCGGCAACGGCGGCCACGTGCACCTGAGCCTGTGGGAGGGCGCGCGCAACCTGTGCTCGGGCGGCGACGGGGAGTTCGGGCTGACCGGCACCGCCGAGACCTTCGCGGCCGGGATTTTCACGCGCTTGCCTGCTCTGCTGGCGATCGGTGCGCCGTCGGTGGTGAGTTACTTGCGGTTGGAGCCGCACCACTGGGCCGGGGCTTTCACGGCATGGGGGCTGGAAAACCGAGAAGCGCCGCTGCGGCTGGTGCGCGGCCCGGCGGGGCGGCGCGCCACGGCGGCGAATCTCGAGGTGAAGTGCTTCGACCTCACCGCGAACCCGTACCTGGTGGTGGCCGGGCTGCTGTTCGCGGGGCTCGCCGGCCTCGACGCCGGGGCGCGGTTGCCGCCGCCGATCGACGTGGATCCGGGTTCGTTGTCAGCTGGAGCCGCGGCTGCTGCGGGGGTGCGGCGGTTGCCGCGGTCGCTCGAAGAATCGGTGGCGGCGTTCGAGGCTGACGATGCCCTGAAGACGGCTTTTGGGGCGGAGCTGGCGACGACGTTGATGGATGTGCGCAGGGGTGAGCTGGCGGAGTTGGGGGGTTTGTCGGGTGAGGAGTTGTGTGCGGTGATGCGCTGGTTGCATTGA
- the hisI gene encoding phosphoribosyl-AMP cyclohydrolase: MTLDATLSQRLKRNSDGLIAAVVVEHSTSDVLMMAWMNDEALEATLTTRRGTYWSRSRQELWVKGETSGHVQHVREVRIDCDGDTVLLRVDQTGPACHTGTHTCFDSAERLLLADDSENSR, encoded by the coding sequence ATGACCCTCGACGCGACCCTGTCCCAGCGGCTCAAGCGCAACTCCGACGGCCTGATCGCGGCGGTCGTCGTCGAGCACTCGACCTCCGACGTGCTGATGATGGCCTGGATGAACGACGAGGCCCTGGAGGCCACCCTCACCACGCGGCGTGGCACGTACTGGTCGCGCAGCCGCCAGGAGCTGTGGGTGAAGGGCGAGACCTCGGGCCACGTCCAGCACGTCCGCGAGGTGCGGATCGACTGCGACGGTGACACAGTGCTCCTGCGCGTGGACCAGACCGGCCCGGCCTGCCACACGGGCACCCACACCTGCTTCGACTCCGCGGAGCGCCTGCTCCTGGCCGACGACAGTGAGAACAGCCGGTGA
- a CDS encoding TetR/AcrR family transcriptional regulator, with protein sequence MTTEDTTSRRRGRRPAGQDTKTALVEAARAVFAENGYERATVRAIAARAGVDAAMVNHWFGGKEGLFAQAVLKLPFSPIDLVAPLRDGPDEQFGERVVRTFITRWDGAGGDTFQALVRSVAGHELASTVLREFFSKFFTELIGGLGSDHGALRTTLCASQLVGLGVIRYIARFEPMATAEVETLVTAISPTIQRYLTGDLGLG encoded by the coding sequence GTGACCACCGAAGACACTACCTCCCGCAGGCGCGGCCGGCGCCCGGCCGGGCAGGACACCAAGACGGCGCTGGTGGAGGCCGCGCGGGCGGTGTTCGCGGAGAACGGCTACGAACGTGCGACGGTCCGCGCGATCGCGGCCCGCGCCGGCGTCGACGCCGCCATGGTCAACCACTGGTTCGGCGGCAAGGAGGGCCTGTTCGCCCAGGCCGTGTTGAAACTGCCCTTCTCGCCGATCGACCTCGTGGCGCCCCTGCGCGACGGGCCCGACGAGCAGTTCGGCGAACGCGTGGTGCGCACGTTCATCACCCGCTGGGACGGCGCGGGCGGCGACACGTTCCAGGCGCTCGTCCGCAGCGTCGCCGGCCACGAGCTCGCGTCCACCGTGCTGCGCGAGTTCTTCTCGAAGTTCTTCACCGAGCTCATCGGCGGCCTGGGCTCCGACCACGGCGCCCTGCGCACCACGCTGTGCGCCTCGCAGCTCGTCGGGCTCGGCGTCATCCGCTACATCGCCCGCTTCGAACCCATGGCGACGGCCGAGGTGGAAACCCTCGTCACGGCGATCTCGCCGACGATCCAGCGCTACCTCACGGGCGACCTCGGCCTCGGCTAG
- the hisF gene encoding imidazole glycerol phosphate synthase subunit HisF: protein MAVAVRVIPCLDVDAGRVVKGVNFADLRDAGDPVELARLYDAEGADELTFLDVTASSGNRETTFDVVRRTAEQVFIPLTVGGGVRSNEDVNRLLRTGADKVSINTAAIARPELLREASRRFGAQCIVLSVDARRVPEGGEPTASGFEVTTHGGRRGTGIDAVEWAARGEELGVGEILLNSMDADGTKSGFDLGLIELVRRAVRVPVIASGGAGAVGHFLPAVEAGADAVLAASVFHFGQLKIGDVKHALRGGGVVVR from the coding sequence ATGGCTGTGGCGGTGAGGGTGATCCCGTGTCTGGACGTCGACGCGGGCCGGGTGGTGAAGGGCGTGAACTTCGCCGACCTGCGCGACGCGGGCGACCCGGTGGAGCTCGCCCGCCTCTACGACGCGGAGGGCGCCGACGAGCTGACCTTCCTCGACGTCACGGCGTCCTCGGGCAACCGCGAGACCACCTTCGACGTGGTCCGCCGCACCGCCGAACAGGTCTTCATCCCGCTGACCGTCGGTGGTGGCGTGCGGTCGAACGAGGACGTGAACCGCCTGCTGCGCACGGGCGCGGACAAGGTGAGCATCAACACGGCCGCGATCGCGCGCCCGGAGCTGCTGCGCGAGGCGTCGCGCCGGTTCGGCGCCCAGTGCATCGTGCTGTCGGTCGACGCGCGGCGGGTGCCCGAGGGCGGCGAGCCGACGGCGTCGGGCTTCGAGGTCACCACCCACGGCGGCCGCCGCGGCACCGGCATCGACGCGGTCGAGTGGGCCGCGCGCGGCGAGGAGCTGGGGGTCGGCGAGATCCTGCTCAACTCGATGGACGCCGACGGCACCAAGTCCGGCTTCGACCTCGGGCTCATCGAGCTGGTCCGGCGCGCCGTACGCGTGCCGGTGATCGCCAGCGGCGGCGCGGGCGCCGTCGGGCACTTCCTGCCCGCCGTCGAAGCCGGCGCCGACGCGGTGCTCGCGGCCAGCGTGTTCCACTTCGGACAGCTGAAGATCGGCGACGTGAAGCACGCTCTGCGCGGCGGCGGGGTCGTCGTCCGATGA
- a CDS encoding Trp biosynthesis-associated membrane protein, which yields MIGLLLSALALWGASKLAWYAEFRDEGVLGVKLYTEDGEQRATALVPLALLALAGVAGVIATGGWARRVLGVVLALAGLAGVWTGVNGVKFSGWAPGLPVAELLLGRGLAVLGGILLVVAGLAAVKGAGTARRLGARYAAPGAKRVRRDPDTELWEALSEGEDPTAGR from the coding sequence ATCATCGGCTTGCTCCTCAGTGCCCTCGCGCTGTGGGGCGCCTCAAAGCTCGCCTGGTACGCCGAGTTCCGCGACGAGGGCGTGCTCGGCGTGAAGCTCTACACCGAGGACGGTGAGCAGCGCGCGACCGCTCTGGTGCCGCTGGCCCTGCTAGCGCTGGCCGGCGTGGCGGGGGTGATCGCCACCGGCGGCTGGGCGCGTCGCGTCCTCGGCGTGGTGTTGGCGCTGGCCGGGCTCGCGGGCGTCTGGACCGGCGTGAACGGCGTGAAGTTCAGTGGCTGGGCGCCCGGGCTGCCCGTCGCGGAGCTGCTGCTCGGCCGGGGTCTGGCGGTGCTGGGCGGAATTCTTCTCGTCGTCGCGGGGTTGGCGGCCGTCAAGGGTGCCGGGACCGCGCGGCGGCTCGGTGCCCGCTACGCCGCGCCGGGTGCCAAGCGAGTCCGGCGTGATCCGGACACCGAGTTGTGGGAGGCGCTTTCCGAGGGCGAGGACCCCACCGCGGGCAGGTGA
- a CDS encoding DUF3592 domain-containing protein, which yields MDLGTSNEEGGRPERAAEDGEPLLPAPKPAGRARKRVHRHELAQRERARRGPAAPAEWDRTLRRRFWRAVVAATLWFLAIPSATVGITPLLTSSDWLLENGSTARGEVVAVHTPVSGHGTPSITVAFLAGDVYEQQEINRDSGADYTVGQAVRVYYDPADPGHVRTEDEENLSDVWIGFVVVPTLVALMVFPWLAAYAVGWANRRRVARREGWEPVTAQVFDSSGGYHLLRLDFPGGAHLVARTVAAVRGRYSFLRKGPFEAWVAGEGRRLVLVPAHGPRGPAPYAVPLRVPRGAKWTGR from the coding sequence ATGGATCTGGGGACGAGCAACGAAGAAGGCGGCAGACCCGAGCGGGCTGCCGAAGACGGCGAACCGCTCCTACCCGCCCCGAAGCCGGCCGGGCGTGCGCGCAAGCGCGTGCACCGGCACGAACTGGCCCAGCGCGAGCGGGCGCGCCGCGGCCCGGCGGCTCCCGCGGAGTGGGACCGGACGCTGCGCCGCCGGTTCTGGCGCGCGGTCGTGGCGGCGACGCTGTGGTTCCTGGCGATCCCGTCGGCGACGGTCGGGATCACGCCGCTGCTGACCTCGTCGGACTGGTTGCTGGAGAACGGTTCCACGGCGCGGGGCGAGGTCGTGGCCGTGCACACGCCGGTGAGCGGGCACGGGACGCCGAGCATCACCGTGGCCTTCCTCGCCGGCGACGTGTACGAGCAGCAGGAGATCAACCGCGACTCCGGCGCCGACTACACGGTCGGCCAGGCCGTGCGGGTCTACTACGACCCGGCGGACCCCGGACACGTGCGGACCGAGGACGAGGAGAACCTCAGCGACGTCTGGATCGGCTTCGTCGTCGTCCCGACGCTCGTCGCCTTGATGGTGTTCCCATGGCTGGCCGCGTACGCGGTGGGGTGGGCCAACCGGCGGCGCGTGGCGCGCCGCGAGGGGTGGGAACCCGTGACAGCGCAGGTGTTCGACTCCTCAGGCGGCTACCACCTCCTGCGCCTCGACTTCCCCGGCGGCGCCCACCTGGTCGCCAGGACGGTCGCGGCGGTGCGCGGCCGGTACTCGTTCCTGCGCAAGGGCCCGTTCGAGGCCTGGGTCGCGGGCGAAGGCCGGCGTTTGGTGCTGGTGCCGGCGCACGGTCCCCGCGGCCCGGCCCCGTACGCGGTCCCGCTGCGCGTCCCGCGCGGTGCGAAGTGGACCGGGCGGTGA
- the trpA gene encoding tryptophan synthase subunit alpha has translation MSGLDDLFATTRAEGRAALVGYLPAGFPSIDGSKDLLAATVDGGADLLEVGVPYSDPVMDGPTIQAAAESALASGFKLKRLFEVVESVSARGGKAVVMTYWNPVHRYGVDRFARDLASAGGLGMITPDLIPDEAGEWIEASNTHRLDRIFLVAPSSSEERLALTTAASSGFVYATAVMGVTGARDQVGVHAEDLVSRTRAHTTLPIGVGLGVRSGAQAAQVAAFADAVIVGSALVTAAANGGPDGVRKLAGELAEGVRTAPAPA, from the coding sequence GTGAGCGGCCTCGACGACCTGTTCGCGACGACGCGGGCGGAGGGTCGGGCCGCGCTGGTCGGCTATCTGCCCGCCGGTTTCCCGTCCATCGACGGCTCCAAGGATCTTTTGGCCGCCACGGTCGACGGTGGTGCGGACCTGCTCGAGGTCGGCGTGCCGTACTCGGACCCGGTGATGGACGGTCCCACGATCCAGGCGGCCGCCGAATCGGCGCTGGCGAGCGGATTCAAGCTCAAGCGGCTCTTCGAGGTCGTCGAGTCGGTGTCCGCCCGCGGCGGCAAGGCCGTGGTGATGACGTACTGGAACCCCGTGCACCGCTACGGTGTGGACCGCTTCGCGCGTGACCTCGCGTCGGCCGGTGGGCTCGGCATGATCACCCCGGACCTCATCCCCGACGAGGCCGGCGAGTGGATCGAGGCGTCGAACACCCACCGCCTGGACCGGATCTTCCTCGTCGCGCCGTCGTCGTCGGAGGAACGCCTCGCGCTCACCACGGCGGCCTCCTCCGGCTTCGTCTACGCCACGGCCGTCATGGGCGTCACCGGCGCCCGCGACCAGGTCGGCGTGCACGCCGAAGACCTGGTCTCTCGCACGCGCGCCCACACGACCCTCCCGATCGGCGTCGGCCTCGGTGTCCGCTCCGGCGCCCAGGCCGCCCAGGTCGCCGCCTTCGCCGACGCGGTCATCGTCGGTTCCGCCCTGGTCACCGCCGCAGCCAACGGCGGCCCCGACGGCGTCCGGAAGCTCGCCGGCGAACTGGCGGAAGGCGTCCGAACGGCTCCGGCCCCGGCCTGA
- the trpC gene encoding indole-3-glycerol phosphate synthase TrpC, which produces MSVLEDIVAGVREDLAARESALPFDELKARAAKSAPPRDVMAALKESGIGVIAEVKRRSPSKGDLAAIADPAALAKDYEDAGARVISVLTEQRRFGGSLADLDSVRAAVDVPVLRKDFIVSPYQVHEARLHGADMVLLIVAALEQNALAALLDRVESLGMTALVEIHNAEEADRALEAGAKVIGVNARNLHTLEVDRDVFSRLAPGLPFEVFKVAESGVRGPGDLMSYAGQGADAVLVGEGLVASGDPKGALVKLVTAGSHPACPRPSR; this is translated from the coding sequence GTGAGCGTGCTCGAAGACATCGTCGCCGGTGTGCGGGAGGACCTCGCGGCGCGCGAGTCCGCGCTGCCCTTCGACGAGCTGAAGGCCCGCGCGGCGAAGTCCGCGCCGCCCCGTGACGTGATGGCCGCCCTGAAGGAATCGGGCATCGGCGTGATCGCCGAGGTGAAGCGCCGCAGCCCGTCCAAGGGCGACCTGGCCGCGATCGCGGACCCCGCCGCGCTGGCGAAGGACTACGAGGACGCCGGGGCGCGCGTGATCAGCGTGCTCACCGAGCAGCGCCGCTTCGGCGGCTCGCTCGCCGACCTCGACTCGGTGCGCGCCGCCGTCGACGTTCCGGTGCTGCGCAAGGACTTCATCGTCAGCCCGTACCAGGTGCACGAGGCTCGCCTGCACGGCGCGGACATGGTGCTGCTGATCGTCGCCGCGCTGGAGCAGAACGCGCTGGCCGCGCTGCTCGACCGCGTCGAGTCGCTCGGCATGACCGCGCTCGTGGAGATCCACAACGCCGAAGAGGCCGATCGCGCTCTGGAGGCCGGCGCCAAGGTGATCGGCGTGAACGCCCGCAACCTGCACACGCTCGAAGTGGACCGCGACGTGTTCTCCCGGCTCGCCCCCGGCCTGCCGTTCGAGGTGTTCAAGGTCGCCGAGTCCGGTGTCCGCGGCCCGGGCGACCTCATGTCGTACGCCGGTCAGGGCGCCGACGCAGTGCTGGTCGGCGAGGGCCTGGTGGCCTCCGGCGACCCCAAGGGAGCGCTGGTGAAGCTCGTCACGGCCGGTTCGCACCCCGCCTGCCCGAGGCCGTCGCGGTGA
- a CDS encoding DUF1304 domain-containing protein has protein sequence MTVVANVLVGLVALIHVYIVVLEMFLWTTPRARAAFGTTEPFARESKALAANQGLYNGFLAAALIWGLIATDPTGFQLKLYGLACVIVAGLYGAATASKRILLVQVLPGVLALVFLLLAR, from the coding sequence GTGACGGTGGTCGCGAACGTGCTGGTGGGGCTCGTCGCCCTCATCCACGTCTACATCGTGGTGCTTGAAATGTTCCTCTGGACGACACCGCGCGCCCGCGCGGCGTTCGGCACCACCGAGCCCTTCGCGCGGGAGAGCAAGGCGCTGGCCGCCAACCAGGGCCTGTACAACGGCTTCCTCGCGGCCGCCCTGATCTGGGGCCTGATCGCCACCGACCCCACCGGCTTCCAGCTGAAGCTCTACGGTCTGGCCTGCGTGATCGTCGCCGGCCTCTACGGCGCCGCAACGGCGTCCAAGCGGATCCTGCTGGTGCAGGTCCTGCCGGGCGTGCTGGCGCTGGTGTTCCTGCTGCTGGCCCGCTGA
- the trpB gene encoding tryptophan synthase subunit beta gives MPEAVAVTGQEHSKHDPDEHGYYGPYGGRFMPEALIGVVDEVAAEYDKARRDPEFTGELRRLLNEYAGRPSLLTEAKRFGEHAGGARVFLKREDLNHTGSHKINNVLGQALLTKRMGKKRVIAETGAGQHGVATATACALLDLECLVYMGEVDTERQALNVARMKLLGAEVVPVKTGSRTLKDAINEALRDWVTNADTTHYLFGTAAGPYPFPMMVRNFHKVIGEEARAQILEQAGRLPDAVAACVGGGSNAIGIFSGFYDDPSVRLVGLEPGGEGIDGNRHGATLTKGSPGNLHGAMSYLLQDEDGQTVESHSISAGLDYPGVGPEHAWLKDSGRAEYRPVTDAEAMDAFRLLSRTEGIIPAIESAHALAGALVLGRELGPDGLIIVNLSGRGDKDMDTAAKWFGLVDGEDK, from the coding sequence CTGCCCGAGGCCGTCGCGGTGACCGGGCAGGAGCACAGCAAGCACGACCCGGACGAGCACGGCTACTACGGCCCGTACGGCGGCCGGTTCATGCCGGAAGCTCTGATCGGCGTCGTCGACGAGGTCGCGGCCGAGTACGACAAGGCGCGCCGCGATCCCGAGTTCACCGGCGAGCTGCGCCGGCTGCTCAACGAGTACGCCGGCCGTCCGTCGCTGCTCACCGAGGCCAAGCGCTTCGGTGAGCACGCCGGTGGCGCCCGCGTGTTCCTCAAGCGCGAGGACCTCAACCACACGGGTTCGCACAAGATCAACAACGTGCTCGGCCAGGCGCTGCTGACCAAGCGCATGGGCAAGAAGCGCGTGATCGCCGAAACCGGCGCGGGCCAGCACGGCGTGGCCACGGCCACCGCGTGCGCGTTGCTCGACCTCGAGTGCCTGGTCTACATGGGCGAGGTCGACACCGAGCGCCAGGCGCTCAACGTCGCGCGCATGAAGCTGCTCGGCGCCGAGGTCGTGCCGGTCAAGACCGGGTCGCGCACGCTCAAGGACGCGATCAACGAGGCGCTGCGCGACTGGGTCACCAACGCCGACACCACGCACTACCTGTTCGGCACCGCCGCGGGGCCGTACCCGTTCCCGATGATGGTGCGCAACTTCCACAAGGTCATCGGCGAGGAAGCGCGCGCCCAGATCCTCGAGCAGGCCGGCCGGCTGCCCGACGCCGTCGCCGCGTGCGTCGGCGGCGGGTCCAACGCCATCGGCATCTTCTCGGGCTTCTACGACGACCCGTCGGTGCGGCTGGTCGGGCTCGAGCCGGGCGGCGAGGGCATCGACGGCAACCGCCACGGCGCCACGCTCACCAAGGGCAGCCCGGGCAACCTGCACGGCGCGATGTCGTACCTGCTGCAGGACGAGGACGGCCAGACGGTGGAGTCGCACTCCATCTCCGCCGGCCTCGACTACCCGGGCGTCGGCCCGGAGCACGCGTGGCTCAAGGACTCCGGCAGGGCCGAGTACCGGCCGGTCACCGATGCCGAGGCGATGGACGCGTTCCGGCTGCTGTCGCGGACCGAGGGCATCATCCCGGCGATCGAGTCGGCTCACGCCCTGGCCGGCGCCCTCGTGCTCGGCCGCGAGCTCGGGCCGGACGGCCTGATCATCGTGAACCTCTCGGGGCGCGGCGACAAGGACATGGACACCGCGGCCAAGTGGTTCGGGCTCGTGGACGGGGAGGACAAGTGA
- a CDS encoding anthranilate synthase component I encodes MVSSAAGKPAGPGPVSPSRAEFRALAEDRRVIPVVRKVLADGETPLGIYRKLGADRPGTFLFESAENGKSWSRWSFVGVRSPAALTVRDGRAGWTGTPPVGLPTDGDPLQVLRATVEALHTEPLPGLPPLTGGMVGYIGYDAVRWLEKLPELAERDLDIPELTMLLATDLAAFDHHEGTVTLIANAVNWDNSPERVDAAYDDALRRLSAMTEQLRVPAPPTVATFDRPAPKFTRRRTEEDFHAAVDKAVEAIKAGEAFQIVPSQRFEIETGADALDVYRVLRTSNPSPYMYLLRLEGFDIVGSSPESLVTVRDGRATTHPIAGTRWRGADPEEDAQLAKDLLADEKERAEHLMLVDLGRNDLGKVCRPGSVHVVDFFQIERYSHVMHIVSTVTGELAEGRTAFDAVAACFPAGTLSGAPKVRAMQLIEELEPVRRALYGGVVGYLDFAGDADTAIAIRTALMRDGVAYVQAGGGVVADSVPDYEDTESLNKARTVLSAVAAAQTMVPAGELDPAEDSAGV; translated from the coding sequence ATGGTCAGCTCAGCAGCCGGCAAGCCCGCGGGGCCCGGCCCGGTCAGCCCGTCCCGCGCGGAGTTCCGCGCTCTCGCCGAAGACCGCCGCGTGATCCCCGTGGTGCGCAAGGTGCTCGCCGACGGCGAGACCCCGCTCGGGATCTACCGCAAGCTCGGCGCCGATCGTCCCGGCACGTTCCTCTTCGAATCGGCCGAGAACGGGAAGTCGTGGTCGCGCTGGTCGTTCGTGGGCGTGCGCAGCCCGGCCGCGCTGACCGTGCGCGACGGGCGGGCCGGGTGGACCGGCACGCCGCCGGTCGGCCTGCCGACCGACGGCGACCCGTTGCAGGTGCTGCGCGCCACCGTCGAAGCGCTGCACACCGAGCCGCTGCCCGGCCTGCCCCCGCTGACGGGCGGCATGGTCGGCTACATCGGCTACGACGCCGTGCGCTGGCTGGAGAAGCTGCCCGAGCTCGCCGAGCGCGACCTCGACATCCCCGAGCTGACCATGCTCCTGGCCACCGACCTCGCGGCGTTCGACCACCACGAGGGCACGGTCACGTTGATCGCCAACGCGGTCAACTGGGACAACTCGCCGGAACGCGTCGACGCGGCGTACGACGACGCGCTGCGGCGGCTCTCGGCCATGACCGAGCAGCTGCGCGTGCCGGCGCCGCCGACGGTCGCGACGTTCGACCGGCCCGCGCCGAAGTTCACGCGCCGCCGGACGGAGGAGGACTTCCACGCCGCCGTCGACAAGGCCGTGGAAGCGATCAAGGCCGGCGAGGCCTTCCAGATCGTGCCCTCGCAACGGTTCGAGATCGAGACGGGTGCCGACGCCCTCGACGTCTACCGCGTGCTGCGCACCTCGAACCCCAGCCCGTACATGTACCTGCTGCGCCTCGAGGGCTTCGACATCGTCGGGTCCAGCCCCGAGTCGCTGGTCACCGTGCGCGACGGCCGCGCCACCACGCACCCCATCGCGGGCACGCGCTGGCGCGGCGCCGACCCGGAGGAGGACGCGCAGCTGGCCAAGGACCTGCTGGCCGACGAGAAGGAACGCGCCGAGCACCTGATGCTCGTGGACCTCGGCCGCAACGACCTCGGCAAGGTCTGCCGCCCCGGCAGCGTCCACGTGGTCGACTTCTTCCAGATCGAGCGCTACAGCCACGTGATGCACATCGTGTCCACGGTCACCGGCGAGCTGGCCGAGGGCAGGACGGCGTTCGACGCGGTCGCCGCCTGCTTCCCGGCCGGCACGCTCTCGGGTGCGCCGAAGGTGCGGGCGATGCAGCTGATCGAGGAGCTCGAACCCGTGCGCCGCGCGCTGTACGGCGGTGTCGTCGGCTACCTCGACTTCGCCGGCGACGCGGACACCGCCATCGCCATCCGAACCGCCCTGATGCGTGACGGCGTCGCGTACGTGCAGGCCGGCGGCGGCGTCGTGGCCGACTCCGTGCCGGACTACGAGGACACCGAGTCGCTCAACAAGGCGCGCACCGTGCTCTCGGCCGTCGCGGCGGCCCAGACCATGGTCCCCGCGGGCGAACTCGACCCGGCCGAGGACTCCGCCGGTGTCTGA